GTGGAAGGCACGCCCGAATCCGTGCGCGCCGATGAACGCGTGCGCACCGCTTACCTTGGGGAGGCTGCCTGATGCTGATCGTCGAGAACATCCATTCCTACTACGACAAGAGCCATGTGCTGGAAGGTGTGTCGCTGACCGTCAACCCTGGCGAACTGGTGACGCTGCTGGGTCGCAATGGCGCTGGCAAGACCACCACCTTGCGCAGCATCCTCGGCATCATCTGCCCGCGCCAGGGCCAGATCCATTTCAACGGCCAGGCATTGGTGGGCCAGAAGATCTTCGAAATTGCCCGCCAGGGCCTGGCACTGGTGCCGGAGAACCGTGGGATTTTCCGCCTGCTTACCGTCGAAGAAAACCTGCGCATCGCCGCACGCAAGACCAGCCGCTGGCAGCTCGAAGACGTGTACGCCATGTTCCCGCGCCTCAAGGAACGCCGCAAAAACGCTGGCCACGCGTTGTCCGGCGGCGAGCAGCAGATGCTCGCCATCGCCCGTGCCCTGCTCAACGATCCCAAGCTATTGATCCTCGATGAACCCACCGAAGGCCTGGCACCGGTGATCGTCGACGAGTTGGTGAAGATCCTGCGCAAGGTCAAGGACGACGGCCTGCCAGTGTTGCTGGTGGAACAGAACCTGATGGTCTGCGACAAGCTCGCCGACCGCCATTACGTGCTCGAACAGGGCCGCGTGGTCTACGAGGGCAGCGCCGAAGCCTTCCGCGCCGACCCGACCATCAAAAACCGTTACCTGGCCCTGAGTGCCTGACCGGAGACTGCTGATGAATAGTTTTGCGCAACCGCTCAAGAGCAACGCCCCGCTGATCAACCGCGACCGCCTGTGGCAATCCTTGATGGACCTGGCCCAGCTCGGCGCCACCGTCAAAGGCGGCGTATGTCGCCTGGCCCTCACCGACCTCGACCGCCAGGCCCGCGACCTGTTTGTGCAATGGTGCGAGGCCGCCGGGTGCAGCGTCACGGTCGACGCTATCGGCAATATCTTTGCGCGCCGCGCCGGGCGCAATCCGGCCCTGCCCCCGGTGATGACCGGCAGCCATATCGACACCCAACCCACGGGCGGCAAGTTCGACGGCTGTTATGGGGTAATGGCCGGACTGGAAGTGATCCGCACCCTGAATGATTTGAACATCGAAACCCAAGCGCCGATTGAAGTGGTGGTGTGGACCAACGAAGAAGGCTCGCGTTTTCCGCCGTGCATGATGGGTTCCGGGGTGTTTGCCGGTAAGTTCGATTTGCAGGACACCCTCGACAAAGTCGATGACCAGGGCCTGTCGGTGGGCGCCGAATTGCAACGCATTGGGTATGCCGGCTCCCGCGCCGTGCTCGGCCACCCGGTCGGCGCTTACTTCGAAGCACATATCGAACAGGGCCCGGTGCTGGAAGACCAGGCCACTACCATCGGCGTGGTCATGGGCTGCCTGGGCCAGAAGTGGTTCGACCTGACCTTCACCGGCGTCGAAGCCCACGCCGGCCCGACGCCGATGCACCTGCGCAAGGACGCCCTGGTCGGCGCTGCCGAGGTGGTCAGCGCGGTCAACCGCATCGCCCACCAACAGCAACCCCACGCCTGCGGCACGGTCGGTTGCCTGAGCCTGCACCCCGGTTCGCGCAACGTGATTCCCGGCCAGGTGCACATGACCCTCGACCTGCGTCACCTGCATGCAGACAAACTACACGCCATGGTCGATGAAGTGCGCGGCGTGATCGAAGCCACCGCCGCCAGGCACGGGTTGGCGTATGAACTGACGCCAACCGCCGACTTCCCACCGCTGGACTTCGCCCCAGCCTGCGTCAACGCAGTACGAGAAGGCGCCGAAGCCTTGGGCTTGAGCCATATGGACATCGTCAGCGGTGCCGGCCACGACGCGATTTTCGTCGCTGAACTGGGTCCGGCCGGGATGATCTTTGTGCCCTGCGAAGGCGGCATCAGCCATAACGAAATCGAAAACGCCGCGCCGGATGACCTGGCAGCGGGCTGCGCGGTATTGCTGCGCGCCATGGTCAATGCGGCGCAGGGGGAAATCGCATGAGTGAGATCGGCCAACTGACGGCGGTGCAACTGCTGCAGCATTTTCGCGACAAGACCTTGTCGCCGGTGGAAGTCACCGAGGATGCCCTGCTGCGTATCGAACGCTTCAATCCGGTGGTGAATGCCTATTGCCACGTGGACCCGCAAGGCGCGCTGAACGCCGCGCGCGCCTCGGAACAACGCTGGCTCAACGGCCAGCCCTGCGGCCCGTTGGACGGCGTGCCCTCTTCGATCAAGGACCTGACGCTGACCATCGGCATGCCGACCCGCAAGGGCTCACGCACCTCATCCGCCGAGGGGCCGTGGGACATCGACGCGCCCTTCCCGGCCTTTATGCGCAAGGCCGGTGCGGTACTGTTGGGCAAAACCACCACCCCGGAATTCGGCTGGAAAGGCGTCACCGACAACC
The genomic region above belongs to Pseudomonas azotoformans and contains:
- a CDS encoding ABC transporter ATP-binding protein — encoded protein: MLIVENIHSYYDKSHVLEGVSLTVNPGELVTLLGRNGAGKTTTLRSILGIICPRQGQIHFNGQALVGQKIFEIARQGLALVPENRGIFRLLTVEENLRIAARKTSRWQLEDVYAMFPRLKERRKNAGHALSGGEQQMLAIARALLNDPKLLILDEPTEGLAPVIVDELVKILRKVKDDGLPVLLVEQNLMVCDKLADRHYVLEQGRVVYEGSAEAFRADPTIKNRYLALSA
- a CDS encoding Zn-dependent hydrolase — encoded protein: MNSFAQPLKSNAPLINRDRLWQSLMDLAQLGATVKGGVCRLALTDLDRQARDLFVQWCEAAGCSVTVDAIGNIFARRAGRNPALPPVMTGSHIDTQPTGGKFDGCYGVMAGLEVIRTLNDLNIETQAPIEVVVWTNEEGSRFPPCMMGSGVFAGKFDLQDTLDKVDDQGLSVGAELQRIGYAGSRAVLGHPVGAYFEAHIEQGPVLEDQATTIGVVMGCLGQKWFDLTFTGVEAHAGPTPMHLRKDALVGAAEVVSAVNRIAHQQQPHACGTVGCLSLHPGSRNVIPGQVHMTLDLRHLHADKLHAMVDEVRGVIEATAARHGLAYELTPTADFPPLDFAPACVNAVREGAEALGLSHMDIVSGAGHDAIFVAELGPAGMIFVPCEGGISHNEIENAAPDDLAAGCAVLLRAMVNAAQGEIA